In Candidatus Roseilinea sp., one DNA window encodes the following:
- a CDS encoding ABC transporter encodes MFEKQSHALSRLLSWAAVALVALAACRQAAPAAPAAPVEAPAATAPAAAPEQPSAEKPIIKLAENPWTGSSVNVYVAKQLLEEKLGYTVEIVTIDENAQWPAVAKGDISAILEIWPSGETHQKGLKQYVEGDKTVVHLGELGVVGKISWYVPKYVVDEHPELATWEGFKKPELAKLFATAETGDAGQFLAGDPSWVQYDEEIIKNLGLNLKVVRAGSEQAVLAALDSAYSRKEPILFYLWTPHSVHNKYELVPVKLPDYTDECYAEANAGKKACDYPKDVLFKVANAKLKETAPDAFQFLANMKLTDADQISMIADVELNGKTPAEAAKAWIEKNEAVWSQWLPK; translated from the coding sequence ATGTTCGAAAAGCAGTCTCACGCTCTGTCTCGTCTCTTGTCGTGGGCGGCCGTCGCGCTGGTGGCGCTGGCCGCGTGTCGCCAGGCAGCACCCGCTGCACCGGCTGCGCCTGTTGAAGCGCCGGCTGCAACCGCGCCCGCTGCCGCGCCTGAGCAACCGAGCGCCGAGAAGCCCATCATTAAGCTGGCCGAGAATCCTTGGACGGGTTCGTCGGTCAACGTATATGTCGCCAAGCAGCTCCTCGAGGAGAAGCTGGGCTACACCGTCGAGATCGTGACCATTGACGAGAATGCGCAATGGCCGGCCGTCGCGAAAGGCGATATTAGCGCCATCCTGGAGATCTGGCCTTCGGGCGAGACGCACCAGAAGGGCCTCAAACAGTACGTCGAGGGTGACAAGACCGTCGTCCACTTAGGCGAACTCGGCGTCGTCGGCAAGATCAGTTGGTATGTGCCCAAGTATGTGGTGGACGAGCATCCTGAACTGGCCACGTGGGAAGGGTTCAAGAAGCCCGAGTTGGCCAAGCTGTTCGCCACCGCCGAGACGGGTGATGCCGGCCAGTTCCTCGCCGGCGATCCGAGCTGGGTGCAATACGATGAAGAGATCATCAAGAACCTGGGCCTGAACCTCAAGGTGGTGCGCGCCGGCAGCGAACAAGCGGTGCTGGCCGCGCTCGACAGCGCCTACAGCCGCAAAGAGCCGATTCTCTTCTATCTGTGGACACCGCACTCGGTTCACAACAAATACGAGCTGGTGCCGGTGAAGCTGCCGGATTACACCGACGAGTGCTACGCCGAGGCGAATGCCGGCAAAAAGGCGTGCGACTATCCGAAGGACGTGCTCTTCAAGGTGGCCAACGCTAAGCTAAAGGAGACCGCGCCGGATGCCTTCCAGTTCCTGGCCAACATGAAGCTGACCGACGCCGATCAGATCAGCATGATCGCCGATGTGGAGCTGAACGGCAAGACGCCAGCCGAGGCAGCGAAGGCCTGGATTGAGAAGAACGAAGCCGTGTGGTCGCAGTGGTTGCCCAAGTAA
- a CDS encoding glycine/betaine ABC transporter ATP-binding protein, producing the protein MLVCTAVWKIFGPSPEKAYAAVASEAATGKLAYPDHVIAVRDVSFEVRKGETFVVMGLSGSGKSTLVRCLTRLTEPTAGEILIEGQDVRRMNDEALRNLRRHKVSMVFQNFGLLPHRRVLDNVAYGLEVCGVDKRERHTRAMQMIELVGLKGWEHKYPRQLSGGMQQRVGLARALAVNPDILLFDEPFSALDPLIRREMQDELLRLQSTLHKTSVFITHDFAEALKIGDRIAIMKDGRFVQVGAPQELVLQPKDDYVRAFVKDAPRAKVLTAGAIMGRLPSSSAPNGRVVSADAHLEALLPLLAESDAPLTVTHDGAPVGVVDRACVIRALIDEQVS; encoded by the coding sequence ATGCTTGTCTGCACTGCGGTCTGGAAGATCTTCGGCCCGTCGCCGGAGAAAGCGTATGCAGCGGTCGCATCCGAAGCGGCGACCGGCAAGCTAGCTTATCCCGACCACGTCATCGCCGTCCGCGATGTGTCGTTCGAGGTGCGCAAGGGTGAGACGTTCGTAGTCATGGGACTATCCGGCAGCGGCAAAAGTACGTTGGTGCGTTGTCTTACCCGCCTCACCGAGCCGACGGCCGGCGAGATCCTGATCGAGGGCCAGGATGTGCGCCGCATGAACGACGAGGCGCTGCGCAACCTGCGCCGGCACAAGGTCAGCATGGTGTTTCAGAACTTCGGGCTGTTGCCGCACCGGCGCGTGCTGGACAACGTAGCCTATGGCTTGGAGGTGTGTGGCGTGGACAAACGCGAACGTCACACCCGCGCCATGCAGATGATCGAGCTGGTCGGCCTGAAAGGGTGGGAGCACAAGTACCCGCGCCAGCTCAGCGGCGGCATGCAACAGCGCGTGGGCCTGGCGCGCGCCCTGGCGGTGAACCCCGACATCCTACTGTTCGACGAGCCGTTCAGCGCGCTCGATCCGCTCATTCGGCGCGAGATGCAAGATGAACTACTGCGCTTGCAGAGCACGCTGCACAAGACCAGCGTGTTCATCACGCACGACTTCGCGGAAGCACTCAAGATCGGCGACCGCATCGCCATCATGAAGGACGGCCGGTTTGTGCAGGTAGGCGCGCCGCAGGAGCTGGTGTTGCAACCGAAGGACGACTACGTGCGCGCGTTCGTGAAGGATGCACCGCGCGCCAAGGTGTTGACCGCCGGCGCGATCATGGGTCGCCTGCCGTCCAGCAGCGCACCGAACGGGCGTGTCGTCTCCGCCGATGCGCATCTCGAAGCGCTGCTGCCCCTGTTGGCCGAGAGCGACGCGCCGCTGACCGTGACGCATGACGGTGCGCCGGTCGGCGTTGTGGATCGTGCCTGTGTGATTCGAGCGTTGATAGATGAGCAAGTGAGCTGA